A stretch of DNA from Streptomyces xanthii:
CCCCGCAGGTCGGAGATCGCCTGCATGCGCGACACCTGCCAGGAGGGGACGTTGGACATGGCCACGTACGGGACCTTGCCCTGACGCACGAGATCGTCCAGGCCGCGCAAGATCTCCGAGATCGCTCACCCGCGCGCGGCTTGGGCCGCACATCCGGAGGACGGGTGCTGTCCGATCGCACAGCCGAATTCGCCACGCACGAGGAGGATTTCGCCCGTCTGAGGGTCGAACAGGACATCAAGGTCAACGGTCGCGGCACCAAGGCGATGAGGCGCCCTGAGATCGGCGTGATCTCCGTACGGTTCGAGGTCGTCGTGCCTCTGGAGGGGGCGCGGAGAGGTGCCCTCTGCCGGTGCCTCGTAGGCTGCCGTCATGACCGATACCCAGAACCTGACGCCCCGCGACGCCTTTGAGCTGCTCATGGCCGGTAATCAGCGCTTTGTCGCCGGCACGTCCGAGCACCCGAACCAGGACGCGGCCCGGCGCACGGAGATCGCGCCGTCCCAGCAGCCGTTCGCGGTGCTGTTCGGGTGCTCCGACTCCCGGCTGGCCGCCGAGATCATCTTCGACCGAGGGCTGGGGGACCTGTTCGTGGTCCGCACCGCGGGCCATGTCGCCGGCACCGAGGTTCTCGGTTCCATCGAGTTCGGTGTGAGCGTGCTCAGTGCCCCGCTGGTCGTCGTGCTCGGCCACGACTCGTGCGGCGCCGTCGGCGCCGCCTGTTCCGCGCTGGAGACCGGTAAGACGCCGGGCGGCTTCGTCCGTGACGTGGTCGAACGGGTGACCCCGAGCGTGCTCGCCGCCCGTGCCGCCGGGCGGGAGAAGCCCGACGAGATCCTGGCCGAGCACATCGAGCACACGGTGGATCTGCTGCTGGAACGCTCTCGCGCCCTGGCCGAGGCGGTGGACGCGGGCCGTCTCGGCGTGGTGGGGCTCTCCTACCGGCTGGCCGACGGCAGCGCACAACTCGTGGCAACCCGCGGCCTCGGCACGTCCTGACTGTCCAGCGCCTTCGGCCGGATTCCGGCCCGGGTCACTGACCGGACTCTTGCCGCGCGGCCTGCCTCGAGACGGCAGGCCGCGCGGCACGGCATCAGCCCGTGGTCACACGACGGTCCGGGGCCCCGCCGCGCGCCGCAGCCGGTTGGCGATCGCCAGGCCCAGCCCCGCTTCCGCGGGCAGTGACGCGACGACGAGGTCGCATCCGCGCTCGTCGAACTCCCGCAGGAACCCGTACAGCCGGCGCGCGTAGTCGGACATCGAACCCGGGACCGTCACCACGGTGTGCGCCTTCACGTCGGCGTCCGTGAGGGCGGCGGGGAGCAGAACGCCCACCTGGTGCCCCGACGCCTGGGCCCGTGCCGCTTCGGCGGCGACCTCTTCCGCCTCGACGAGGACGACACGAGCGCGCGGGGCGTAGTGGGAGGGGTGCTGGCCCGGCACCCGGACCTGGCTCGCCGAAGGAACGTCGATCGGGTGGCCCAGCACCTTTTCGAGGTCTTCGCGTGTCACCCCGCCGGGCCGCAAGATCGTCGGGATCTCGCTCGTGACGTCGACGATCGTGGACTCGACTCCGACCGCACAGCGGCCGCCGTCCAGCACGAAGTCGACGGCGTCGCCGAGCTCGGCACGGACGTCGTCGGCGGTGGTGGGGCTGACCTGCCCGAAACGGTTGGCGGACGGGGCCGTGACACCGCCGCCGAACGCCGCCAGCAAGGAGAGGGCGACGGGGTGGTCCGGCACCCGCACGGCCACCGTCTCCAAGCCGCCCGTCGCTTCGAGGGGGACCCGTGGCCCCCGGCGCAGGACCAGCGTGAGAGGCCCGGGCCAGAAATGCTCCGCCAGCAGCCGGGCGGTCGCGGGCACCTCCCGCACCCAGTCGTCCAGCTGCTCGGAACCGCCGATGTGGACGATCAGCGGATGGGACGGCGGACGCCCCTTGACCTGGAAGATGCGTGAGACGGCCTCGGGGTTCTCGGCGTCGGCTCCCAGTCCGTAGACGGTCTCGGTCGGGAGGGCCACCAGACCGCCGGCGCGCAGCACACCGGCGGCCTTCTCGATGTCATGGGTTCCTGCGTTCACGTCCACAATCCTAGAAGGCCGACGAGAGCACCTCCGGACCGTCCCCGGAAGGTCAGGGCGTCGACGTCAGGTACGCGATGACCATGTCGCCGAGCATCGTCCGGTAGTGCTCGCGCCGCCCCGGCTGCGTGAGGTCGCGTCCGAACAGAGCCTGGAAGGTGTGCCGGTTGGCCACTCTGAAGAAGCAGAACGAGCTGATCATCGCGTGCAGGTCGACGGCGTCCACGTCGGCCGTGAAGACGCCCTGCTCGCGCCCGGCCTCCAGGATGCGGCCGATGACCTCGGTCGCGGGGGAGCTGAGGGAGCCCAGGCTCGAGGCTGCCGCGATGTGCTCGGCCTCGTGGATGTTCTCGATGCTGACCAGGCGGATGAAGTCGGGGTGTGCCTCGTGGTGGTCGAAGGTGAGCTCGGCCAGGCGGCGGATCGCGGACACCGGGTCCAGGTGCTCGACGTCGAGCTGCTGCTCCTGGCGCCGGATGACCGCGTAGGCCCGCTCCAGGACCGCGGTGAAGAGCTGCTCCTTGCTGCCGAAGTAGTAGTAGATCATCCGCTTCGTGGTGCGCATGCGGGCGGCGATCTCGTCCACGCGCGCGCCCGTGAAGCCGAGGCGGGCGAACTCCTCCGTGGCCACGTCGAGGATCTCCGCCTGGGTCCGAGCCGCGTCGCGGGTGCGCCTGGCGGGCTTGGCTGACGGGGGAACGGCGGCCATGCGGCTCCTCGCTGAGACGGACTGTCCGGGGCCCGTCAGTCTAACGTCGGCCGTCACAGCAGGTCGTAGGCGTCGGCGCGGGTCAGACGCCGTGCTGGTACGCGTGCTGCGCGGCCAGCCGGACACCCGCGTTCTGTGCCCCGTAGCCGCGATAGCCACCGGTGCGTTGCACCAGCTCGAAGAAGACCCGCCCGATGGTCGGGGTGTAGCAATGGAAGAACTCCCCCGTCTCGTCGCGGTCGTAGAGGATGCCCGACTCCCGCAGTGTCCGCAGAAGGTGTGGCTCGATGTCGTGGCGCGCGTCCAGATCGTCGTAGTAGTTGTCGGGGATCGGCAGCAGTCCCGCGCCCCGCTCCCGCAGGAGACGGGCCGTGGCGACGATGTCGTCCGTGGCCAGCGCGATGTGCTGGAAGCGGACGTTCTCCTCGCCCGGCGCGGGGGCGACGTTGAGGGCGATCCGCACGCCACCGTCCGGGCCGGCGACGGCGCGGCTGCGGAACAGCCCGTACGGGTCGGCCAGGTCGAGGCTCTCATCGGCCTGGAGCCCCAGGACGCGCCGGTAGAACAGTGAGGCTTCGTCGAACTGGTGCCATGGCTGGGTCAGCGCGATGTGGTCGATGCGACTGACGCCACCGGCCGGCTCCGCGTGCGTCGGCGGCAGACCGGTGAAGTCGTCGGTCCAGCTCGGATGGTCCGGCTTGCCCGTACGGCAGAAGAACAGCTGCGTGGCGTCGGGTGCGGCGACGGCATCCAGCGGAGTGTCCTTCGGGCCGCGCCGGCGCGGGACGACGGGGGCGAGCAGTGCCTCCGCGCGCCGTGCGGCCTGTGCCGGGTCGGGGGTCTCCAGGCCGATGGCGGCCAGGGCGGGTCCGCCGCGGTGGCCGCCCGCGCCGGTGTTCACCAGGATCCGGGCCTCGCCCTGCTGCCACAGTTCGACCGGTTTGGAGGTGTGCCGTCCGGCACGGGAGAAGCCCAGTGCCCCCAGTACGCCGCGCAGCGGCTCGGTGTCGGCCGCGGTCAGCTCGGCGAAGGCGAAACCCGAAGGGGCGGCCGCGGCGGGCGGCGCGGCAAGTCCCGCGGACTCCTCGAGGAGAAGGAGGGAGCGCAGCGCGTCGACGGCGGTGGACGCCGCGCCTGCCTGCCGGAAGACGTCGTTGAACACTTCGAGGGACAGGGGGCCTCGGTATCCGGCTTTGACGGCCGCCGCCACCACGCCGGCGACATCGAGGCCGCCCTGGCCCGGGAAGCAGCGGTAGTGGCGGCTCCACTGCAGGACGTCCATCGCCATCAGCGGTGCGTCGGCCAGCTGGAGGAAGAAGATCTTCTCGCCGGGGATGTCGGTGATACCGCCAGGATCGCCTGCCCGGGAGAGGATGTGGAAGCTGTCCAGGCAGGTGCCGAGGGCCGGATGGTCGGCCTGTTCGACGATCCGCCAGGCGTGGTCGTACGTATCGACGTGTCGGCCCCAGGCGAGTGCCTCGTACGCGATGCGGATGCCGCGCCGCTGTGCCCGGTCCGCGAGCTGTCGCAACTGTTCGGCGGCGAGAGCGTCGTCGTCCAGGGATTCCGGGGCGACGCTGGAGCAGACCAGCAGCAGATCGGCGCCCAGCCGCTCCATCACGTCGAACTTCCGTTCCGCGCGCCGGAGGTTGCGGGCGAGCAGCTCGGCGGGGACGGCCTCGAAGTCGCGGAACGGCTGGTAGAGGTCGATGCTCAGGCCGAGGTCGGCGCAGCGCAGGCGCACGTCCTCGGGGCTGAGCGAGGTGGAGAGCAGATCGTTCTCGAAGATCTCCACGCCGTCGAAGCCGGCGGTGGCGATGGCGGTGAGCTTCTCGGAGAGCGGGCCGCTGAGGGAGACGGTGGCGATCGACTTGCGCAAGGGGGTGCTCCTCTTGATGACTCAGACCGGGGTGGCGGCCAGGCGGGCGAGGTCGGTGAGCATGTGTTCGGTGTGGGGCTCGAGGCCGGTGAAGAGCCGGAAGGCGTCGGCGGCCTGGAAGACGGCCATGCCGCCGCCGTCGAGCGTGCGGCAGCCGAGCGCCGCTGCCTGGCGCAGCAGCTCGGTCTCCAGTGGGCGGTAGACCACCTCGGCCACCCACATCGCGGGGCGGAGCAGCTCCGCGGGCAGCGGCATCCCGGGGTGGGCGGCCATCCCGGTGGGGGTGGCGTGGACGAGCCCGTCGGCGTCGGCCAGGTGCCCCGGCGCGTCCGCCACGGCGGCTCCGGACGCCCGTCCTGGGCCGAAGCGTTCGGTCAACGCGCCGGCCAGCCGGTCGGCGCGCGCGGGGTCGGTGTCGAGCAGGGTGAGGCGGTCGACGCCGAGGGTCAGCAGCGCGTGCGCCACAGCCGCGCCAGCCCCGCCCGCTCCGAGCTGGACGACATGTTCGGTCGGGACGTCGCGCAGGCCGCGGGCGAAGGACTGGGCGAAGCCGGTGACGTCGGTGTTGTGCCCGATCGCGCGGCCGCCGCTGAAGACGACGGTGTTCACCGCGCCGAGCCCGGCCGCCTCCGGGGCCAGCTCGTCGAGGTGCTCGATCACGAGCTGCTTGCAGGGGTGGGTGATGTTCAGTCCGTCGAAGCCGAGCCGGCGGGCCGCGCGCAGCAGTTCGCCGACGTCCTCGGGAGCGATGCCCAGCACGTCGATGTCGAGGGTGCGGTAGACCAGACGGACACCGTGCCGGTCGGCCTCGCGTTCATGGAGTGCGGGGGACAGCGAGGGGCCGATGCCGCTGCCGATCAGGCCGGTGAGGTACGAGGTCATCCAATGCTCCCGTGGTTCGGACGCGCCACTTAATAACTAACTAGTTCGTACATTACGGTGCCGGGGCGGCCGGTGGAAGTGCCTGGGGAGGGGCCACCCCGGCGAAGGGGGCCGGCTGGCGGGCTCGCTCAGCGTGCGACCGGCTGGCGTCGCGATGCCCGGTCCGGTTCGGGCGAGGGGCGCAGGCCGAGTTCCGCGGTGGGTGTCCTGTGGGTCTCGCGCCCGGTCGCCACGGCGATCGCGCAGACGGCGCAGAAGGCCGCGGTGAAGGCCGCGACCCCCACCCAGTTGTCGCCGTTCGGGCCGGCGATCTGAGCGGCGAACGTCACGGCGAACCCGGCCACGGCGAAGCCGGTCTGCGTGCCGACGGCCACGCCGGACAGCCGGACACGGGCCGGGAACATCTCGCTGTAGAAGGAGGGCCAGATGCCGTTGGCCGCGCTGTAGACGACACCGAAGAACAGCAGCCCGGTCACGAAGACCAGGGGATAGCTGCCCGTGGAGATCGCCCACAGGTAGACGAAGATCATGACACCGGATCCGAGTGCGCCGACGAGGAAGACCGGCCTGCGGCCGATCCGGTCGGAGAGCCTCGCCCACAACGGGATGGCGACCAGCGCCACCGCGTTGGCGCAGCCGTTCACCCAGAGCATCCCCGACTTGGTCAGCCCCGCGGCCTCACTCGTGGCGTACGAGAGTGCCCAGACGGAGAAGATCGTGCTGACCGTGGCGATCAGGGCCGCCGCGACCACCCGCAGTACGTCGGCCCAGTGGTTCCTGAGCAGCTCCGCCAGCGGCATCCTGGCCACGTCCTGGCCGGCCGACGCCTGCTGGAACACCGGGGTCTCCTCGAGCGTCCGGCGGATCACGTACCCCGCGATGGCGACGAGGGCGCTCAACAGGAACGGGATCCGCCATCCCCACGAGTACAGCTGCTCGTCGGGGAGCGCCGCGACGGGGATGAAGACCAGGGTCGCGAGGATCTGGCCCGCCTGGGTGCCGTTCAGGGTGAAGCTGGTGTAGTAACCGCGCCGGTGCTCCGGCGCGTGCTCCAGCGTCATGGCGTTCGAGCTGGCCTGCTCGCCGGCCGCGGACAGGCCCTGCAGCACACGCATCAGTACGAGCAGCACCGGGGCGGTGGTGCCCGCCTGGGCGTAGGTGGGCAGGCACCCGATCAGGAAGGTGGACAGACCCATCAGGATCAGGGTCCACACCATGATCGTGCGCCGTCCGAGCCGGTCACCGAGATGGCCGAGGAAGAGTGCTCCGACGGGGCGCGCGGCGTAGGCGACGCCGAAGGTCGCCAGGGAGATCAGCGTCGCGGTCGCCGGGTCGTCCGGGGCGAAGAAGACCTTCGGGAAGACCAGCGCGGCGGCGCTGCCGTAGATGAAGAAGTCGTAGTACTCCAGGGCGCTGCCGATCCAGGCGGCGAGGGCGGCCTTGCGTGGTTTGCCCTGGGGCGGAGCGGGCGGCGCCCCGCCGGCGTACGGGTGAGCGGACACGTGGACTCCTCGGGGGACAGCCACCGGCCCGGTCGGTGCGGGCGGCGGGTGGCGCGGGTACGTGAACGGCGTGTTGCGGGGGAGGCCAGGCGTAGGGCGAGTGTCGCATGCCCGGCCGAAGAAGTTAACGCACTAGATAGTTAATTAACTTGGGTGGGATGCTGCCCGCCGCCCTGACCGGTGTCAATACATCCGCCCGTAACAAGGCGCGGACACCCGCACGGGCGCTGCGGTGGCGTGTCTGCCGCAGCTGCGGGTGCCATGAAGGTGCGGGCCCGTACCGGCCGCGCTCAGGTTCTCGCCCGGCACGGCCGACATACTTGATCGAGCGGCTTCAGGCCCCCTTCGGCGGCTTCAGGCCTCTTTCGACGGCGTGAAGGACCAATCCAAGTGCGGCGCGAGGACGGATCCCGAGCATGGACGACGACGTTTCCTCTCCGCCGCTGCGCGGCATCCGACGCCTGACCGCCGGCGCGGTGAGCGGTCTGCTCGCCGGCTACGCGGCCATCGCGGTCGCGGAACTGGTGTCCGCGGCCGTGCGCCCGGAATCGGGCCCGGTGATCGCTGTGGGCGGTGCGGCCATCGACCGTACGCCCGCCGCGGTGAAGGACTGGGCCATCCGGCAGTTCGGCACCGACGACAAGCTCGTGCTCCAACTCGGCATCCTCGCGGTGCTGACCGTGCTGGCCCTGGGCCTCGGCATGCTGGCCACGCGATGGCGGCTCATCGGTTCACTGGGAGTGCTTGCCTTCGGCGTCGTCGGGGCGCTGGCCGCCACCGGCCGACCGGACTCGACCGGTGCCGGAGATGCGCTGCCCTCCACGGTCGGAGCCGTCGCGGGCGCCTGTCTGCTCTTCTGGCTCATCGGACGGCTGGGCGACGCCGACCACGGTGTGCGCGAGCGTGATCAGGCAGCTGCGGGAGGGGAGGGCAGCCCGTCCGGGACGCGCCCCGGTGACGGGGCGGACGGCTCCGGATGGGACCGGCGCGGCTTCATCCGCGCAGCCACCGCGACCGCGGCCGCCTCCACCGGTGCCGGACTCGCAGGGCGTGCGCTGAACGGATCCCAGGGCCAGGGTGCCGTCGCCTCCCGCAAGGGGATCGTCCTCCCCAGGCCGTCGTCCTCCGCGTCCCCGGTGCCGAAGGGGGCTGGGCTGCGGATCAAGGGCATCAGCCCGTTCGTGACGCCGAACGCGGACTTCTACCGGGTCGACACCGCGCTCGTCGTGCCCAAGGTCGACGCGACGTCCTGGCGACTGCGCATCCACGGGCTGGGCGTGCAGCGTGAACGCACCCTGACCTTCGACGACTTGCTGAACATGCCGCTCATCGAGCGCGACATCACGCTGACCTGTGTCTCCAACGAGGTGGGAGGCCCCTACGTCGGAAACGCCCGCTGGATCGGAGTCCGCCTGGCCGATGTGCTCGAACAGTGCGGGGTGAGGCCCCCGTCGAAGTCCGGCCCCGCCGATCAACTGGTGGCCCGCTCGGTGGACGGCATGACCATCGGCAGTCCGGTCGAGGACGTCATGGACGGACGCGACGCCCTGCTCGCCGTCGGCATGAACGGTCAGCCGCTGCCTTTCGAGCACGGCTTCCCCGTCCGCATGGTCGTCCCCGGCCTGTACGGCTATGTGTCCGCCTGCAAGTGGATCAGAGACATCGAACTGACCACGTTCGACGCCTATGACGCGTACTGGGTCGAGCGGGACTGGGCGCAGCAGGCCCCGATCAAGACCGAGTCGCGCATCGACACGCCCAAGCCGTTCGGCCGGCCGCGGGCCGGCACCGTCATGGTGGCCGGCGTCGCCTGGGCCCAGCACCGGGGCATCGACAAGGTGGAAGTCCGGGTCGACGACGGTCCGTGGCAGGAGGCCCGCCTCGCCGCCGAGGACACGCGGGACACCTGGAGGCAGTGGTCCTACGCGTGGCAGGCGACCAAGGGCGGTCACACGCTCACCGTCCGGGCGACCGACCGCACAGGCCAGCCCCAGACGGAGAAGCGCGCCGACACCATGCCGGACGGCGCCACCGGCTGGCACACGGTCGCGGTCACCGTCGACTGAATCGACGCGCGCTGTACTGCGCGCCGGGGCAGCGCCACACGCGGATCACTCTTTCGAGCGGGCGACCAATCCGTCACGCGGCCGGCGCCGGATTCCCCGTGATGAAGGCGGATGGCCTTCACATTCCAGATCGCTGAGGGACTGTCATGCGTACTCACTTCCGTCGGGCCGCTGTCGCTGTGGTTGCCGCCGCGGTGCTGCCGTTGGCGTTGACCGCTTGCTCGGACAGTGGTTCCGAGGAGAAGGCTTCCGAGGGTTCGACGTCGGCCGCGTCGAAGGGGGCGGACCAGGCCGATCCGTCGAAGGACACGCCGGCCGGGACGAGCGAGCCGTTCGGACCGGCGTGTTCCACGGTCCCCAAGGAGGGGGCGGGCTCGTTCGACGGAATGGCCAAGGACCCGGTCGCCACGGCGGCCTCGAACAACCCCGCGCTGTCGACCCTGGTCAGTGCGGTCAAGAAGGCCGGCCTGGTCGACACGCTGAACAACGCGAAGAACATCACGGTGTTCGCGCCGACCAATGACGCCTTCGCGAAGATCCCGAAGGCCGACCTCGACAAGGTGCTCAACGACAAAGCTCAGCTGACCAAGATCCTCACGTACCACGTGGTGGGTCAGAAGCTGGCTCCCGAGGACCTGGAGAACGGCTCCTTCGAAACCCTGGAGAAGTCCAAGCTCACCACCGCCGGCTCGGGTGAGTCCTACAAGGTCAACGACAGCGCCGACGTGGTCTGCGGCAACGTCAAGACGGCCAACGCCGACGTCTACATCATCGACACCGTCCTCATGCCCGAGAAGTAGACGGTTCCGCTGCCGCGCGGGCCGAGGTGCGGAAGCAGCGCGTTGCGGCCGCCGGGACGGCGGGACACGATCCTGTCCCGCCGTCCCGAGGAGGGCTCCACGGGGTCACCGTGGAGCCCTCCTCACGGCTTCCGGGGCGGCAGGGGAAAGAACCCGCTGGTGCGGCGCTGGTATGCGGCATAGCCCGGACGCGTGGCCATGTGCTGCTCGAGAAGCCTCTTGCCGCTGCCCCGGGTCAGGAGAACGCTCATCACGATCGGGGAGATCACGCAGACGGCGGCCACCACGGGGACGTCGCAGGTGAGCAGGAAGAGCCCCCACCAGACGCAGAAGTCCCCGAAGTAGTTGGGGTGTCTGGTCCAGGACCACAGACCCCGGTCCATGATCTGGCCGCGATGAGCGGGATCCGCCTTGAAGCGGGCGAGTTGGGCGTCACCGACCGCTTCGAAGGAGACACCCAGCGCCCACAGCGCGATGCCCAGGACAGAGACGGCGGACAGCGGAAGTCCGATGTACTGCGCGGCCTGGACGGGCAGGGAGACGAGCCACACCAGGGCCCCCTGCAGGAGGTAGACATGGCTCAGCGCGTACAGCATCGGGTTTCCGGGGGCCTTGGCCAGCATCCGGGCGTACCGGGGATCCTCGCCCTGGCCGCGCCCGCGCCGACCGATGTGCACGGCCAGCCGCAGTCCCCACACAGCGGTCAGACCGGCGACCAACAGTCGGCGTGAAAGGTCTCCGTGTCCGTGTGAAGCGGCCAGTGTCACCACCGCGACGGCGGTGAAGGCGATGCCCCAGGCGATGTCCACGATCCGGTGGACTCCGGTCCGAAGCGAGACGGCGAACGTCGCCAGGACGACGGCGAGAGCCGCGCCGGCACTCCAGGCGAGGTTCAGCGCGAATGCTCCCCAGGGAAAGCCGCTCACCGGTCCGCCAGCCCTTCGTACCAGGTCGGGACATCCGTGGCGGCCGCGGAGACGCCGGGGCCGGGCCGGACGCACAGGATCTGGTCGACTCCCATCCGGCCCTGCTCGAAGGCGAGTCCGCCGCCGGCGAGGTAGAGACGCCACACGCGAGCGGCCTCCTCGCCCACGAGGCCGACGAAGCCGTCCCAGTCCGCCTCGAGCGTGTGATGCCAGGCGGCGATGGTACGGACGTAGTCCTCCCGCATCGCCTCGACGTGGCGTACCTCCAGGCCCGCGGCCTCAAGCAGCCCCGTCGTCTCGCCGAGCGGGCGCATGTGCATGTCCGGCGCGATGTACGTCTCGATGAACGGGCCACCGCCGGGCGCGTTGTGCCGGCGCGACATCTGCTGGACGAGCACACGCCCGCTCGGCATCACCAGACGGCACAGGGCTTCGGCGAACGCCGGGTACTGGCCGTCCCCGACATGCTCACCCATCTCGACCGCCGCCACGCCGTCGAAGCCACCGCCCTCGATGTCGCGGTAGTCCTGGCAGACCACCTCGACACGGTCGGACAGACCGCGTGCGCGGACCCGCTCCCGGACATGGGCTGCCTGCTGCCCGGCCAGGGTCACGGCGGTCACGGACACGCCGTGGTGCTCCGCGGCATGCAGGGTGAGCGATCCCCATCCGCAGCCGATGTCGAGGAGCCTGGTGCCGGGACGCAGCGCGAGTTTGCGGCAGATGAGTTCGAGTTTGGCCCGCTGCGCGTCAGCCGGGGTGAAGCCGGAGTCCGTGCGGGCCCAGTATCCGCAGGAGTACGCCATGGTCTCGTCGAGCAGCCGCTGGTAGAAGGTGTTGGACAGGTCGTAGTGGTGGCTGATCGCGGCCCGGTCGCGGGCACGGCTGTGCGGGCTTCCGTGCAGCCGAGCCCGGCCGGCCGGGGCGGGAGGACGGGGTCCGAGGGCGCCGAGCCGGATCGCGAGGGCTGCCGCACGGGCGCGGTCGGTGGGCGTCGCCCTGGGGGCCCGCAGCCCGTGTTCCCGTGCCGCCGCCCACATCGAGCGCAGTCCTTCCGTGAGCTCGCCCTCCACATCGACGT
This window harbors:
- a CDS encoding SAM-dependent methyltransferase, whose translation is MTRLLRTLRSGVAPRVAALAATVLGGPLPVRLRAWDGSEAGPDSGPVVVLRHRRALRRLLWQPGELGLAEAYIAQDVDVEGELTEGLRSMWAAAREHGLRAPRATPTDRARAAALAIRLGALGPRPPAPAGRARLHGSPHSRARDRAAISHHYDLSNTFYQRLLDETMAYSCGYWARTDSGFTPADAQRAKLELICRKLALRPGTRLLDIGCGWGSLTLHAAEHHGVSVTAVTLAGQQAAHVRERVRARGLSDRVEVVCQDYRDIEGGGFDGVAAVEMGEHVGDGQYPAFAEALCRLVMPSGRVLVQQMSRRHNAPGGGPFIETYIAPDMHMRPLGETTGLLEAAGLEVRHVEAMREDYVRTIAAWHHTLEADWDGFVGLVGEEAARVWRLYLAGGGLAFEQGRMGVDQILCVRPGPGVSAAATDVPTWYEGLADR